The Myotis daubentonii chromosome 19, mMyoDau2.1, whole genome shotgun sequence genome window below encodes:
- the GPN3 gene encoding GPN-loop GTPase 3 isoform X2, with protein MPRYAQLVMGPAGSGKSTYCATMVQHCEALNRSVQVVNLDPAAEHFNYSVMADIRELIEVDDVMEDDSLRFGPNGGLVFCMEYFANNFDWLEGCLGHVEDDYILFDCPGQIELYTHLPVMKQLVQQLEQWEFRVCGVFLVDSQFMVESFKFISGILAALSAMISLEIPQVNIMTKMDLLSKKAKKEIEKFLDPDMYSLLDDSTSDLRSKKFKKLTKAVCGLIDDYSMVRFLPYDQSDEESMNIVLQHIDFAIQYGEDLEFKEPKEHEDESSSMLDEYFQEHQNE; from the exons ATGCCTCGGTATGCGCAGCTGGTCATGGGCCCCGCAGGCAGCGGGAAG AGTACTTACTGCGCCACCATGGTCCAGCACTGTGAAGCCCTCAATCGGTCTGTCCAGGTCGTGAACCTTGATCCTGCAGCAGAACACTTCAACTACTCCGTAATGGCTG ACATCCGGGAACTGATCGAGGTGGATGACGTGATGGAGGATGATTCTCTGCGGTTCGGTCCCAATGGAGGATTGGTGTTTTGCATGGAGTACTTTGCCAATAATTTTGACTGGCTAGAGGGCTGTCTTGGCCACGTGGAAGATGACTACATCCTTTTTGACTGTCCAG GTCAGATCGAGTTGTATACGCATCTGCCTGTGATGAAACAACTGGTCCAGCAGCTAGAACAGTGGGAGTTCCGAGTCTGTGGAGTTTTTCTCGTCGATTCACAGTTTATGGTGGAGTCTTTTAAG TTTATTTCTGGCATCTTGGCGGCCCTGAGCGCTATGATCTCTCTAGAAATTCCACAAGTTAACATCATGACGAAAATGGACCTGCTGAGTAAGAAAGCTAAGAAGGAAATTGAGAA GTTTCTAGATCCAGACATGTATTCTTTATTAGATGATTCCACAAGTGACTTAAGAagcaaaaaattcaaaaaattgaCTAAAGCTGTATGTGGACTG ATTGACGACTACAGCATGGTTCGATTTTTGCCTTACGATCAGTCAGATGAAGAAAGCATGAACATTGTATTACAGCATATTGATTTTGCCATTCAGTATGGAGAAGACTTGGAATTTAAAGAACCAAAG GAACATGAAGATGAGTCGTCTTCTATGTTGGATGAATATTTTCAAGAACATCAGAATGAATAA
- the GPN3 gene encoding GPN-loop GTPase 3 isoform X1 → MRSWSWAPQAAGSPVTLQSTYCATMVQHCEALNRSVQVVNLDPAAEHFNYSVMADIRELIEVDDVMEDDSLRFGPNGGLVFCMEYFANNFDWLEGCLGHVEDDYILFDCPGQIELYTHLPVMKQLVQQLEQWEFRVCGVFLVDSQFMVESFKFISGILAALSAMISLEIPQVNIMTKMDLLSKKAKKEIEKFLDPDMYSLLDDSTSDLRSKKFKKLTKAVCGLIDDYSMVRFLPYDQSDEESMNIVLQHIDFAIQYGEDLEFKEPKEHEDESSSMLDEYFQEHQNE, encoded by the exons ATGCGCAGCTGGTCATGGGCCCCGCAGGCAGCGGGAAG CCCTGTGACATTACAGAGTACTTACTGCGCCACCATGGTCCAGCACTGTGAAGCCCTCAATCGGTCTGTCCAGGTCGTGAACCTTGATCCTGCAGCAGAACACTTCAACTACTCCGTAATGGCTG ACATCCGGGAACTGATCGAGGTGGATGACGTGATGGAGGATGATTCTCTGCGGTTCGGTCCCAATGGAGGATTGGTGTTTTGCATGGAGTACTTTGCCAATAATTTTGACTGGCTAGAGGGCTGTCTTGGCCACGTGGAAGATGACTACATCCTTTTTGACTGTCCAG GTCAGATCGAGTTGTATACGCATCTGCCTGTGATGAAACAACTGGTCCAGCAGCTAGAACAGTGGGAGTTCCGAGTCTGTGGAGTTTTTCTCGTCGATTCACAGTTTATGGTGGAGTCTTTTAAG TTTATTTCTGGCATCTTGGCGGCCCTGAGCGCTATGATCTCTCTAGAAATTCCACAAGTTAACATCATGACGAAAATGGACCTGCTGAGTAAGAAAGCTAAGAAGGAAATTGAGAA GTTTCTAGATCCAGACATGTATTCTTTATTAGATGATTCCACAAGTGACTTAAGAagcaaaaaattcaaaaaattgaCTAAAGCTGTATGTGGACTG ATTGACGACTACAGCATGGTTCGATTTTTGCCTTACGATCAGTCAGATGAAGAAAGCATGAACATTGTATTACAGCATATTGATTTTGCCATTCAGTATGGAGAAGACTTGGAATTTAAAGAACCAAAG GAACATGAAGATGAGTCGTCTTCTATGTTGGATGAATATTTTCAAGAACATCAGAATGAATAA